The following coding sequences lie in one Marispirochaeta sp. genomic window:
- a CDS encoding DUF4954 family protein: MNTDTAQHRENPSPDFRPLSPAEREQLVANGNRAENWDTLLVAEPFFPDVIRNSSFSGRIRLHSTEPAERNHDGKVLHTGICNSEIRDCVIGEQTVIRNVAYCAGYKIAAGCILSDIQEIYTSPGAKFGCGIRNPGEPESSRSRMSLINEAGDRRVPPFPGMTAGDAYLWARYRDDSALMRCLEEITDRSFRSSGNWGDIGEGSIIQGCRSVRNVRTGAYCRIDAADCLEELSIDSSREQPSIIGPGTILRRGIVGPGCRVLDGALAEDFVLASHAVLTRGVRFTHTFAGDNSTIACGEVSNSLIFPFHEQHHNNSFLIASLIMGQSNIAAGATIGSNHNSRSADNELHAARGFWPGLNVSLKHPSRFTSFTLIAKGSYPAELDISLPFSLVSNNEHDGGLEIIPAFWWIYNMYALVRNSRKFSTRDKRKDPVQSVEFDFLAPDTAGEIKIALEMLDLWDPTGLAAYIEAPQGVVERSSRVVHIQKADKARRAYREMLIYHIALTLVSEFERRGIELIKDLADYPDAAAAGTWTNMGGQLVPEQKVELLRENIRRRAITDWSAIHRRYAQWRDEYPAEKIQNAYAHFCWLEGKRPDTKALQQLFSEAERIQGMIARRVHENRNKDLTDSFKALSFRSDAERAAVQGTIDENEFVQSIHEESRGLVKRFRAVRRGLH, from the coding sequence CCGACGTCATTCGTAACTCCTCCTTCAGCGGCCGGATCAGATTGCATAGTACGGAGCCTGCCGAACGGAACCATGACGGAAAGGTGCTGCACACAGGGATCTGCAACAGTGAGATTCGCGACTGCGTTATCGGGGAGCAGACGGTAATCAGAAACGTAGCGTACTGCGCGGGTTACAAGATTGCTGCCGGATGCATCCTTTCGGATATTCAGGAAATCTACACAAGCCCGGGGGCAAAATTCGGCTGCGGTATACGGAATCCGGGAGAACCGGAATCCTCCCGGTCGCGGATGTCCCTGATCAACGAAGCCGGAGACCGCAGGGTTCCGCCCTTCCCGGGAATGACCGCGGGAGACGCTTATCTCTGGGCGCGCTATCGGGACGATTCCGCGCTGATGCGGTGCCTGGAAGAGATTACCGACAGATCCTTCCGCAGCAGTGGCAACTGGGGAGATATCGGCGAAGGCAGCATCATACAGGGCTGCCGCAGTGTGCGTAATGTACGCACTGGGGCTTACTGCCGCATTGACGCGGCGGATTGCCTGGAGGAGCTTTCCATTGATTCCTCCCGTGAGCAGCCCAGTATAATCGGTCCGGGGACCATTCTGCGCCGGGGGATTGTGGGTCCCGGCTGCCGGGTTCTTGACGGGGCTCTGGCCGAAGATTTTGTCCTGGCCTCACATGCCGTTCTAACAAGGGGCGTCCGCTTTACGCATACCTTTGCAGGAGATAACTCAACCATCGCCTGCGGCGAAGTCTCCAACAGCCTGATTTTTCCCTTTCATGAGCAGCACCACAACAACTCCTTTCTGATCGCCTCTCTTATCATGGGGCAGAGCAACATAGCAGCGGGGGCAACCATCGGCTCCAACCACAACAGCCGGAGCGCGGACAATGAACTCCACGCGGCCCGGGGCTTCTGGCCGGGACTGAATGTCAGCTTAAAACACCCATCCAGGTTTACCTCTTTTACCCTGATTGCCAAGGGGAGTTACCCGGCGGAACTCGATATTTCCCTTCCCTTTTCGCTGGTAAGCAATAACGAGCACGACGGCGGCCTGGAGATCATCCCAGCCTTCTGGTGGATTTACAACATGTACGCCCTGGTCCGAAACTCCCGGAAATTCAGTACCCGGGACAAGCGAAAAGATCCGGTGCAGTCGGTGGAATTCGATTTTCTTGCTCCCGATACGGCGGGGGAAATCAAAATCGCACTTGAAATGCTTGACCTGTGGGATCCCACGGGTTTGGCCGCATACATAGAAGCTCCACAGGGTGTGGTCGAGCGCTCATCACGGGTTGTGCACATACAGAAAGCCGATAAAGCCCGCCGGGCTTACCGGGAAATGCTTATCTATCATATCGCCCTCACCCTGGTTTCCGAATTCGAAAGAAGGGGAATCGAGCTGATTAAGGATCTCGCAGATTATCCGGATGCAGCTGCTGCGGGGACATGGACGAATATGGGCGGGCAGCTGGTTCCGGAGCAGAAAGTGGAGCTGCTGCGGGAGAACATCCGTCGAAGAGCTATTACCGACTGGTCAGCAATTCACCGGCGATACGCACAATGGAGGGACGAATACCCGGCAGAAAAAATACAGAACGCCTACGCCCATTTCTGCTGGCTGGAAGGAAAACGGCCGGACACCAAAGCCTTGCAGCAGCTTTTCAGCGAAGCCGAGCGAATTCAAGGAATGATCGCCAGAAGGGTTCATGAAAACAGAAACAAGGACCTGACCGATTCCTTTAAGGCTTTGAGCTTCCGGAGCGACGCCGAGAGAGCCGCGGTTCAGGGAACGATAGACGAAAATGAGTTTGTACAAAGCATCCACGAGGAGAGCCGTGGATTGGTTAAACGCTTTCGCGCCGTACGGCGGGGTTTACACTAA